A stretch of Hypomesus transpacificus isolate Combined female chromosome 7, fHypTra1, whole genome shotgun sequence DNA encodes these proteins:
- the LOC124469370 gene encoding polyadenylate-binding protein 1A-like produces MTTYFPLCCSCVPHSLANCHPILLQSAVLGQEPLTASMLAAAPSQDQKQMLGERLYYLIQDIQPSLVGKVTGMLLELDEAVAVYKAYLAEEAAKNAVINTADVSNI; encoded by the coding sequence ATGACAACCTACTTTCCACTCTGTTGCTCTTGTGTTCCACACAGCCTGGCTAACTGTCACCCTATCCTCCTCCAGTCAGCCGTGCTGGGCCAGGAGCCTCTGACGGCCTCCATGCTGGCTGCTGCTCCGTCCCAGGACCAGAAGCAGATGCTGGGAGAGCGTCTTTACTACCTGATCCAGGACATCCAGCCCAGCCTGGTGGGAAAGGTCACCGGCATGCTGCTGGAGCTGGATGAGGCTGTGGCTGTGTACAAGGCCTACCTGGCCGAGGAAGCTGCCAAGAACGCAGTGATCAACACTGCTGATGTCTCAAACATCTAA